A single window of Chitinophagales bacterium DNA harbors:
- a CDS encoding cold shock domain-containing protein, giving the protein MADSYNKKDREKKRRKRKQEKAEKMQQRKEEGSKEVEYVYVDEFGNLTSTPPDPSRRRVIRAEDIEVSTPKREAEDPMEIIRFGIVKFFNDEKGYGFITDRDTQDSLFVHIENVTGEIGTNDKVTFEIANGPKGPVAVEVKVIND; this is encoded by the coding sequence ATGGCAGATAGTTATAACAAGAAAGATAGAGAGAAAAAAAGAAGAAAGAGAAAACAGGAAAAAGCAGAGAAAATGCAGCAGAGAAAAGAGGAAGGCAGCAAAGAGGTAGAATATGTGTATGTAGATGAATTTGGAAATTTAACTTCAACTCCACCAGATCCTTCAAGAAGAAGGGTGATAAGGGCTGAAGATATTGAAGTAAGTACGCCAAAAAGGGAAGCAGAAGATCCAATGGAAATTATCAGATTTGGAATAGTAAAATTCTTTAACGATGAAAAAGGTTATGGTTTCATCACAGACCGAGATACACAAGATAGTTTGTTTGTTCACATTGAGAATGTGACAGGTGAAATCGGAACCAATGACAAAGTAACCTTTGAAATTGCCAATGGACCGAAAGGCCCTGTTGCAGTAGAGGTGAAAGTAATCAATGATTAG
- a CDS encoding T9SS type A sorting domain-containing protein yields MKNLFSFILIFLCFNAISNAQDDNHEHVAPCGIDAYSQQLYEQNPAEYLAAQAYSREQIQNWIAANKNNLQKKAEVITIPVVFHVVWSSDTPQSNVSDEQIYSQIEALNRDFRAQNDLSIVRDIFKDRIADMEIEFRLAEFDPDGNLTTGITRTETDVTAWNIDNASDMKYDMNGGKDPWPSRDYLNIWIITRLTENAIAGYAQPGGNFPSNARIDGVVIVHNHFGQTGTANPNDFGRTGTHEVGHWLSLHHIWGAFNSGDQTPSCLGEDDEVADTPYTLDANFGCNFNRNQCTMENPDFPDMIENYMDYANSSCQGLFTHGQKDKARAILNTTRSQITTSAGLRERGKDDVMITKILSPTSVGRSCSTFEPVIEVVNFGTSEMLYFEVDYTVDGEAYEYQWISAGENLAPWNSLNNDLPKKLTLTLPEVTLSNDDINHTLEVVVSRPNGSTSEFNETDNTLSVNFKSVNPGIFPYFNEDFQFIVFPPIGWSIFNGDNSPHWRFKGTKDASLEIGFDDTQAALMDNFAYDAVGEIDELILPPLDFVGDLGKISLNFYYAYAYTDESNISDTLSIMISDDCGNTFIPVAELYGENLITAPPVAGPYIPKEGEWQNASIDLSSYINTTNHIEMKFRQTRGSGNNLYIDNVDLLSETTDIDPVINAAADIKMFPNPARQLVQLQFEAKDVANLQIDLMDKTGRTISSQNKTVQSGRNQHTISLDKLPAGMYFVQIQDGSQLITKKLMVF; encoded by the coding sequence ATGAAAAATCTGTTCTCCTTTATTCTTATTTTCCTCTGTTTTAATGCTATTAGCAATGCACAAGACGATAACCATGAGCATGTTGCCCCATGTGGTATAGACGCTTATTCTCAGCAATTATACGAACAAAATCCAGCTGAATATTTAGCTGCACAAGCATACTCTCGTGAGCAAATCCAGAATTGGATTGCAGCAAATAAAAACAATCTGCAAAAGAAAGCTGAAGTTATCACCATTCCCGTTGTGTTTCATGTGGTATGGTCCAGTGACACCCCTCAATCCAATGTAAGTGATGAGCAAATTTATTCTCAAATTGAGGCATTGAACCGTGACTTTCGCGCCCAGAATGACCTTAGCATTGTTCGGGATATTTTTAAGGATAGGATTGCGGATATGGAAATTGAGTTTAGACTTGCCGAGTTTGATCCTGATGGAAATTTGACTACAGGTATTACCCGCACTGAAACCGATGTGACGGCATGGAATATTGACAATGCTAGTGATATGAAGTATGATATGAATGGTGGAAAAGACCCTTGGCCCTCAAGAGATTACTTGAATATTTGGATCATCACTCGACTAACTGAAAATGCTATTGCTGGATATGCTCAACCTGGTGGAAATTTTCCCTCCAATGCACGTATTGACGGAGTAGTGATTGTCCACAATCATTTTGGTCAAACTGGGACTGCTAATCCCAACGACTTTGGTAGAACAGGTACACACGAGGTTGGGCATTGGCTGAGCTTGCACCATATATGGGGGGCTTTTAACTCTGGCGACCAAACGCCGAGTTGCTTGGGAGAAGATGATGAAGTTGCAGACACACCTTATACTTTGGATGCCAATTTTGGATGCAATTTTAACCGAAACCAATGTACCATGGAGAATCCAGATTTTCCAGACATGATTGAAAACTATATGGACTATGCCAATTCGAGTTGTCAAGGTCTATTCACACACGGACAAAAGGATAAAGCAAGAGCCATTTTGAATACAACCCGCTCTCAAATAACTACTTCAGCAGGTTTGCGTGAGCGTGGCAAAGACGATGTGATGATTACGAAGATTCTCAGCCCTACGAGTGTAGGCAGAAGTTGCTCGACTTTTGAGCCTGTGATTGAAGTAGTCAATTTTGGTACTTCCGAAATGCTGTATTTTGAAGTGGATTATACAGTTGATGGCGAAGCGTATGAATATCAATGGATCAGCGCAGGTGAAAACCTTGCTCCATGGAACAGTTTGAACAATGATTTGCCTAAAAAATTAACCCTTACGCTTCCAGAAGTTACCCTCAGCAATGACGATATTAACCATACACTTGAAGTAGTAGTGAGTCGTCCAAATGGCAGTACCTCTGAATTCAATGAAACTGACAACACCTTGTCTGTCAATTTTAAATCGGTTAATCCTGGTATATTTCCTTACTTCAATGAGGATTTTCAGTTTATCGTTTTTCCTCCTATTGGTTGGTCTATCTTCAATGGTGACAATAGCCCGCATTGGAGATTCAAAGGCACTAAAGATGCTTCATTGGAAATAGGTTTTGATGATACGCAAGCAGCATTGATGGATAATTTTGCGTATGATGCTGTTGGTGAAATAGACGAGTTGATTTTACCACCATTAGATTTTGTGGGTGACTTGGGTAAAATTTCGTTAAACTTCTACTATGCCTATGCTTACACAGATGAAAGTAATATTTCGGATACTTTATCTATTATGATCTCGGATGATTGCGGCAATACTTTTATACCAGTTGCAGAATTGTATGGTGAAAACTTGATTACTGCTCCACCAGTTGCAGGTCCATATATCCCTAAAGAAGGAGAGTGGCAAAATGCGTCCATTGATTTGTCGAGCTATATAAATACGACGAATCACATTGAGATGAAATTCCGCCAAACTCGTGGTTCTGGAAATAATCTATACATTGACAATGTAGATTTACTGTCTGAAACAACAGATATTGATCCAGTTATCAATGCTGCTGCCGATATAAAAATGTTTCCAAATCCTGCCCGTCAATTGGTACAATTGCAGTTTGAAGCCAAAGATGTTGCTAACCTGCAAATTGATTTGATGGACAAAACGGGTCGTACAATTAGCAGCCAAAACAAAACTGTGCAAAGTGGTAGAAATCAACATACCATTTCGCTGGATAAATTGCCTGCGGGAATGTATTTTGTGCAGATTCAAGATGGTAGTCAGTTGATTACCAAGAAATTGATGGTGTTTTAA
- a CDS encoding SRPBCC domain-containing protein, translating to MKNLSFKIDIYASAKKVWQVLWNDVTYREWTSAFHEGSYAVSDWKEGSDIQFLSPEGGGMYSIIEKSIPFEQMTFKHLGEIKNFEVQKPTNGEATWGDVKEAYTLKEENGHTLLEVSLDSLEEYQDYFKGVFPKALNLVKELSENPLMLTVEAVIEAPVEKIWEYWTAPEHIVKWNHASDDWHTTKAENDLRAGGKFVSRMEAKDGSFGFDFGGKHTEVKAHKRIVSTLDDGRILKVTFKMQGNVTKVVEEFEAEVENSIELQQGGWQMILNNFKAYVEAN from the coding sequence ATGAAGAATTTAAGTTTTAAGATTGACATCTATGCTTCTGCAAAGAAAGTTTGGCAAGTTTTGTGGAACGATGTGACCTATCGTGAGTGGACAAGTGCCTTTCATGAAGGTTCTTATGCGGTTTCGGATTGGAAAGAAGGTAGTGATATTCAATTTCTTAGCCCTGAAGGCGGTGGTATGTATAGCATCATTGAGAAATCTATTCCTTTTGAGCAAATGACCTTCAAACATTTGGGAGAAATCAAAAATTTTGAAGTCCAAAAACCAACAAATGGTGAAGCAACTTGGGGCGATGTCAAAGAAGCTTATACATTGAAAGAAGAGAATGGACATACACTACTTGAAGTGAGTTTGGATTCGCTTGAAGAATATCAGGATTATTTCAAAGGAGTATTTCCTAAAGCCTTGAATTTGGTGAAAGAGTTATCGGAAAATCCCCTTATGCTAACTGTGGAAGCAGTCATAGAAGCTCCTGTCGAAAAAATTTGGGAGTATTGGACTGCACCTGAACACATTGTGAAGTGGAACCATGCTTCTGACGATTGGCATACCACAAAAGCAGAAAATGATTTGAGGGCTGGCGGCAAATTTGTCTCACGAATGGAAGCCAAAGATGGAAGTTTTGGTTTTGATTTTGGAGGCAAACACACGGAAGTGAAAGCACATAAACGTATTGTTTCTACGCTTGATGATGGCAGAATATTAAAAGTCACTTTTAAAATGCAAGGCAATGTCACAAAAGTAGTGGAAGAATTTGAAGCCGAAGTAGAAAATTCTATTGAATTGCAGCAAGGTGGCTGGCAGATGATTTTAAATAATTTTAAGGCGTATGTAGAAGCCAATTAA
- a CDS encoding IS110 family transposase yields MNSLIIGIDVSNKTLDIAYQEDNHWVDYQIENTMKSIEVFLQGFDEQHITFVLEPTGTYSDKLLHSLDKSNCSIKLINPQKSSAFMKVLGITAKDDKQAARALAIAGKTLDLPDFQMPNEDIQKRKKMQMALNAFEKQERQTKNQIHSLMQCLYTPDVVLEAFQDVLNTIQDNIRKIKQELDALTDIGFDKFKELACSVKGIGEKSAQLLYTYTNGFELFTNSKQLVKFVGTVPLTHQSGSSVYRKGRISKAGPAQIRTVLFNATRAAIRFNKECKELFNRLRSKGKPYKVAKVAVINKLLRQTFAVVKSGVKFQDDYHNKFKEHIE; encoded by the coding sequence ATGAATTCTCTAATTATCGGTATAGATGTAAGTAACAAGACTTTAGACATTGCTTATCAAGAAGATAACCACTGGGTTGATTATCAAATCGAAAATACAATGAAATCCATAGAGGTATTCTTACAAGGTTTTGATGAACAACATATTACTTTTGTTTTAGAACCTACTGGCACTTACAGTGATAAGTTGCTTCATTCTTTAGACAAATCCAACTGCTCTATTAAATTGATTAATCCACAAAAAAGCAGTGCTTTTATGAAAGTCTTAGGCATTACTGCAAAAGATGATAAGCAAGCAGCAAGAGCTTTAGCAATAGCTGGAAAGACACTTGATTTGCCTGATTTTCAAATGCCTAATGAGGATATTCAAAAGAGAAAAAAAATGCAAATGGCTCTTAATGCCTTTGAAAAGCAGGAACGACAGACTAAAAATCAAATTCATAGCCTTATGCAGTGTCTTTACACACCAGATGTTGTCTTAGAAGCTTTTCAAGACGTATTGAATACGATACAAGACAATATTCGAAAAATCAAACAAGAATTGGATGCCTTGACTGACATTGGTTTCGATAAATTCAAAGAACTTGCCTGTTCTGTTAAGGGTATTGGCGAAAAATCAGCCCAATTACTATACACATATACTAATGGCTTTGAATTATTTACAAATTCTAAACAATTGGTTAAGTTTGTAGGCACCGTGCCTTTGACTCATCAATCGGGTTCTTCTGTGTATCGAAAAGGACGCATTTCAAAAGCTGGTCCAGCTCAAATTAGGACAGTTCTTTTCAATGCTACAAGAGCAGCTATACGATTCAATAAAGAATGTAAAGAACTTTTCAATAGACTCCGATCAAAAGGAAAGCCATACAAGGTAGCTAAAGTTGCTGTTATCAACAAGCTGCTTAGGCAAACTTTTGCCGTCGTTAAATCAGGTGTCAAATTTCAAGATGATTATCACAATAAATTCAAAGAACATATTGAATAA
- a CDS encoding M43 family zinc metalloprotease — protein sequence MNNRLLFLFTLLFSTTLFSQDTNTCGFDHYWQYQSEKNPQGLETLKLMEAYTKKYVEKHQKQSEKIAEVITIPVVFHVVYTSNRPASNISEAKIYSQLEALNRDFRRLNADTANILADFKPFMADIEVEFCLATRDPNGYPTTGITRTATSLDRFFVETDEIKSSETGGKDPWPFDQYLNIWVCYNICSTFGGCGILGYAVPPSFSTPETDGVVIQYNYFGTTAPVNPTFNEGRTAVHEVGHWLSLLHTWGNGEDNANCTKDDLVADTPLTDGPTFGCAANHANSCIEEELDLPDMTENYMDYGNDACLTMFTTGQKLRMRATLDEGGFRHSLLNSMGCVPVEQGMDDVRVVFVSYPNDTEVICSVFEPELNVENFGTEPLESFTVNYDLDGETYSYEWMGLIEPLKSGTITLPALQIAANTTQHVLNISIVAPNGREDFNIENNYIAVSFQSVAPATQTIAFSESFQSPPGFPFPPIGWGIFNGDNDFNFRFKKSNLTGYSDTESGYMPNFEADASYIGTIDEIISPAINFEGVYDSLYLQFFYAYTGMGEGTISDTLEILLSVDCGSSYFTVRKFFGEELITSDPVDEAFVPMEGQWKEGLVNFLPFKDYRNVKLKIRQIRGTGNDLYVDDINLLSGLTAIEGYSLQNQVSIHAYPNPVRGKTIIELNHLIPNQNVELSISNNAGQVVYQQTIRSLSTQKTLEIPVENLSNGMYVLSLQSQEQRSHTKIVVAH from the coding sequence ATGAACAATCGGTTACTGTTTCTATTCACATTACTTTTTTCTACTACTCTGTTCTCACAAGATACAAATACTTGTGGTTTTGACCATTACTGGCAATACCAATCCGAAAAAAATCCACAAGGTTTGGAAACTTTGAAACTGATGGAAGCCTATACCAAAAAGTATGTTGAAAAACACCAAAAACAATCTGAGAAAATTGCAGAAGTGATTACCATTCCTGTAGTTTTTCATGTGGTTTATACTTCCAATCGACCTGCAAGCAACATTAGTGAAGCAAAAATTTATTCGCAGTTAGAAGCCCTAAACCGTGATTTTCGACGTTTGAACGCTGACACCGCTAACATTTTAGCGGACTTCAAACCTTTTATGGCAGACATTGAAGTAGAATTCTGTTTGGCAACACGAGATCCAAATGGCTATCCTACTACGGGTATTACCCGAACTGCCACATCATTGGATCGTTTTTTTGTAGAAACCGATGAAATAAAATCATCCGAAACAGGTGGAAAAGACCCTTGGCCCTTCGATCAATATTTGAATATTTGGGTATGCTACAATATATGCAGCACTTTTGGTGGATGCGGTATTTTGGGTTATGCAGTTCCTCCTAGCTTCAGTACACCCGAAACGGATGGAGTAGTGATTCAATACAATTATTTTGGAACAACCGCACCCGTCAATCCTACCTTCAATGAGGGGCGAACAGCAGTGCATGAAGTAGGGCATTGGCTTAGTTTGCTGCATACATGGGGAAATGGGGAGGACAATGCCAATTGTACCAAAGATGACTTAGTGGCAGATACACCTCTTACTGATGGTCCCACCTTTGGATGTGCTGCTAATCATGCCAACTCTTGTATAGAGGAGGAACTTGACTTGCCCGATATGACTGAAAACTATATGGACTATGGCAATGATGCGTGTTTGACCATGTTCACCACAGGGCAAAAGCTACGAATGAGGGCTACATTAGATGAAGGAGGTTTTAGGCACAGTCTTTTGAATTCAATGGGATGTGTGCCAGTAGAACAGGGTATGGACGATGTAAGGGTAGTGTTCGTCAGTTATCCCAATGATACAGAGGTGATTTGTTCGGTTTTTGAACCAGAATTGAATGTAGAAAACTTTGGTACAGAACCACTTGAGTCCTTTACGGTCAATTATGATTTGGATGGAGAGACGTATAGTTATGAGTGGATGGGCTTGATTGAACCACTTAAAAGCGGAACCATTACGCTACCTGCGCTGCAAATTGCAGCCAATACCACTCAGCATGTATTGAATATTTCGATTGTAGCACCAAATGGAAGAGAAGACTTCAATATCGAAAACAACTACATTGCAGTGAGTTTTCAGTCTGTTGCCCCTGCCACTCAAACTATTGCATTTTCAGAGTCTTTTCAATCCCCTCCAGGTTTTCCGTTTCCTCCTATAGGATGGGGAATCTTCAATGGTGACAATGATTTCAACTTTAGATTCAAAAAAAGCAATTTGACAGGTTACAGTGATACAGAATCAGGATATATGCCTAACTTTGAAGCAGATGCAAGTTATATTGGCACAATAGATGAAATCATCAGTCCTGCCATCAATTTTGAAGGAGTTTACGACAGTCTTTACCTGCAATTTTTCTATGCCTACACGGGTATGGGCGAAGGAACGATTTCTGATACTTTGGAAATATTGTTGTCCGTAGATTGTGGCAGTAGTTACTTCACCGTCCGCAAGTTTTTTGGAGAAGAGTTGATTACAAGCGACCCTGTTGATGAGGCTTTTGTGCCGATGGAAGGACAATGGAAAGAAGGCTTGGTGAATTTTTTGCCCTTCAAAGATTACCGCAACGTGAAGCTCAAAATTCGTCAAATTCGTGGAACGGGTAATGACCTATATGTGGATGACATCAACTTATTGAGTGGATTGACTGCCATTGAAGGATATTCACTGCAAAACCAAGTTTCGATACACGCTTATCCCAATCCTGTAAGAGGAAAGACAATTATTGAATTGAATCATTTAATCCCCAACCAAAACGTTGAGTTAAGCATTAGCAATAATGCAGGTCAGGTGGTGTATCAACAAACGATTCGTTCGCTGTCGACCCAAAAAACCTTAGAAATACCTGTAGAAAATCTCAGCAATGGAATGTATGTGCTTAGCTTGCAGAGTCAAGAGCAGCGTTCGCATACCAAAATTGTGGTGGCGCACTAG
- a CDS encoding helix-turn-helix domain-containing protein codes for MKNISILVPENSVMQAIADPQYLFSTVNQILTSFQKKPFFQVQLVGVKKNIQLNGGIFSVHTDKQLHEVEQTDLVIIPALFGDMQTAIENNQGLIPWITQQYENGAEVASLCVGAFLLASTGLLNGKKCSTHWGFQNEFRAMFPEVEVLDGSIVTEENRIYSSGGANSYWNLLLHLVEKYTDRQTAILASKYFAVDIDRESQATFSMFKGQKNHPDEAIKKAQKFIEKNVHEKISVDELTAMATLGRRSFERRFKKATNNTVQEYIHRIKMEAAKRSFETSRKNINEVMFEVGYTDTKSFRTIFKKITGLTPVAYRNKYNKMTLPENY; via the coding sequence ATGAAAAACATAAGTATTTTAGTTCCAGAAAATTCGGTCATGCAAGCCATAGCCGACCCGCAATATCTGTTTTCGACCGTAAATCAAATATTAACCTCCTTCCAAAAAAAACCTTTTTTCCAAGTTCAATTGGTAGGAGTCAAAAAAAACATTCAACTCAATGGAGGTATATTTTCAGTACATACAGATAAGCAGCTACATGAAGTTGAACAAACAGATTTGGTGATTATTCCAGCATTATTTGGTGATATGCAGACGGCAATCGAAAACAACCAAGGACTGATACCTTGGATTACTCAACAATATGAGAATGGAGCAGAAGTAGCATCTCTTTGTGTTGGAGCCTTTTTATTGGCTTCCACAGGCTTGTTGAATGGCAAAAAATGTTCGACACATTGGGGATTTCAGAATGAATTTAGAGCCATGTTTCCCGAAGTTGAGGTATTGGATGGGAGCATTGTTACAGAAGAAAATCGGATTTATTCAAGTGGAGGTGCCAATTCTTATTGGAATTTATTGTTGCATTTGGTTGAAAAATATACAGATAGACAAACTGCTATCCTCGCATCCAAATATTTTGCAGTAGATATAGATAGAGAGAGTCAAGCTACTTTTTCCATGTTCAAAGGACAAAAAAATCATCCTGATGAAGCTATTAAAAAGGCTCAAAAGTTCATTGAGAAAAACGTTCATGAAAAAATCTCGGTAGATGAATTGACTGCAATGGCGACTTTGGGTAGAAGAAGTTTTGAACGTAGATTTAAAAAAGCCACCAACAATACCGTCCAAGAATACATTCATCGAATCAAAATGGAAGCTGCCAAACGAAGTTTTGAAACCAGTCGAAAAAACATCAATGAGGTAATGTTTGAGGTGGGTTATACGGATACCAAATCCTTCAGAACCATCTTCAAAAAAATAACTGGACTTACACCTGTTGCCTATCGAAATAAATACAACAAAATGACTCTGCCCGAAAACTACTAA